The region AAGCAAGCTGTGTGAATGAGCGTTGAATCGTAGATTCCTTATCTCTGTCAGGAAGCGTCATCCTTGTCTTCGAGCCTTGCAGAAATACCTGTCGATTTCGAGCCGCTGGACATCCTGTGTGTGGCACCGCATCCGGATGATGCGGAGATCAGTGTGGGAGGTTCGCTGCTCAAATGGCATCGGATGGGGCAGCGTGTGGGTGTTCTCGATCTGACTTCGGGTGAACCCACCCCCTTCGGAACACCTGAAATTCGACGCTCAGAAACCCAGGTGGCGACGAAACTTCTGGAGCTGGATTTTCGTTTGAACCTCGGTTTACCGAATCGCGCGCTCGAAGCCACACTGGATCATCGTCGGGCTGTGGCGGAGGTGTTTCGATTAACCAGTCCCAAGGTCATTCTGGCACCGTGGCCTGAGGATGCCCATCCCGATCATGTGGCAGCGACACAGATGATCGAGGCGGCACGGTTCTGGTCGAAACTGACGAAAACAACCATGGCGGGTGAGCCTTATCACCCTCCCCGAATCTTCTACTACTGGAGCATTCACCTCAAAATTCAGCCAGAGCCGGCATTTGTCGTCGATATCAGCGAGACGATCGATGAGAAGATGCGGGCCGTCGAGGCTTATGCCAGCCAGTTCATCACAGGTCGCACACTCACCTTTCCGACGGCTCTGGATGATATTCGTGACCGGGCCCGCTACTGGGGCTGGGCAATCGGAAAAGCTTATGGCGAGCCAATCGGGAGTCGCGAGGCTTTGTGCGTGCATGATCTGGGAGCTGTCACCAGCCTGAAGCTGGGAACATAGTGTGTCTTCAGCCGATACGGTTCCGTTGATCTAACAGCGTGGTGATGGTTGCGAAGGCATGCTTGCCCAGAGCCGCTGTCTTTTACACACAACTTTGCATCTGTATTAATCTGCGGTGTGGCAAGTGGCTGTGTGGCTGGGGTCAAACGTCTTCGTTTGCCCCCAGGTCATGAGACTTTGGTCATCCCTGACGACCTTTCTCAACTGCCATGAAGCATGTTTGCAGATGCATTCGTGCCGGTGACCTGAATTCACCAATGTGCGGATGCAGACATCCGACCGTTGCCACCCGGCAATGTGAAAACATGAAGTAGAAAAGCGTAAAGACCACGCCCTTTCGCACTGTTTTGTTTTTTTAGGGGCTTCAGGTCGTGCCACCCAAGACAGTGCCACCCATGACTGAGTTGAGAGTGAACTCGATGATCCATCCGGACGGGTTGCCCAAACGCAGCATTCGTTGATAGCGCGGTTATGGTTTACGCTGACTTTTGCTCAATTGTTTTGCGGCCCAGGGGGCGAGTTTCTCCCGGAAGATTTTGGAATTGTGCCGGGTATCAACGGGGAACGCCGGGTGTTCGAGAAAGTGTTCAATCGCTGCCGTGACCCGGCAACTGATGGCCAGCGAGCGAAGTTCTTCTTCGAGCTGAGCAAACGGTGTGCGGTCGCCCGGATTCCTTTCAACACACAGGACAGGGATGATTCGCTGGTCAATGAGAGCACCGACCAGAGCTGTTCTGGCGACTGCGGGATGCCCATTGAAGACCGCTTCGCACTGATCGGCAAAGAGGGTTTGTGCAGGGACACCAGCTTCGGCCGGCAATTCAACCCGCTGTG is a window of Planctopirus limnophila DSM 3776 DNA encoding:
- the bshB1 gene encoding bacillithiol biosynthesis deacetylase BshB1; protein product: MSSSLAEIPVDFEPLDILCVAPHPDDAEISVGGSLLKWHRMGQRVGVLDLTSGEPTPFGTPEIRRSETQVATKLLELDFRLNLGLPNRALEATLDHRRAVAEVFRLTSPKVILAPWPEDAHPDHVAATQMIEAARFWSKLTKTTMAGEPYHPPRIFYYWSIHLKIQPEPAFVVDISETIDEKMRAVEAYASQFITGRTLTFPTALDDIRDRARYWGWAIGKAYGEPIGSREALCVHDLGAVTSLKLGT